From one Trifolium pratense cultivar HEN17-A07 linkage group LG1, ARS_RC_1.1, whole genome shotgun sequence genomic stretch:
- the LOC123915504 gene encoding piezo-type mechanosensitive ion channel homolog isoform X6: MDGETKVLIVATIAWGLRKCSRAIMLALIFLIAIKPGFIHAVYMIFFLIYLLSHSISRKLRQALILLCEIHFALLYILQINLVSSALEKKGSVSMEILMQLGFLEEDSAWDFLEVALLACFCTIHNHGFEMLFSFSAIIQHAPSPPIGFSILKAGLNKSVLLSVYSSSSVRNSDENFSYERRIASYLSAVGQKFLSIYRSCGTYIAFLTILFTVYMVKPNYISFGYIFLLLLWITGRQLVERTKKQLWLPLKVYAISVFIFIYILSSFSSLEMCLSRMIDLYFYLGYDSKSSSFDNVWESLAVLIVMQLYSYERRKSKQTRQVYLDQLEPGPLGFIKRFLIWHSQKILFIALFYASLTPISAFGFLYLLGLIFCSILPKTSSIPSKSFLVYTGFLVTAEYLFQMWGEQAKMFPRQKYSYVSIFLGFRLYSPGFWGLESGLRGKVLVIVACTLQYNVFRWLERMPNIVLSKEQLEEPCPLFVSTEDAFDDVTICNEESNLSSNSHLPAALQEGASSDSLNIITSGLPRTHDTPSANTGGSDSNNKKYSFGFIWGSNKESHKWNKKRIVSLRKERFETQKTVLKIYMKFWMENIFNLLGLEINMITLLLASFALLNALSMLYIAMLAACILLNRKIIRKVWPIFVFLFASILILEYFVIWNNLLPLNSHGTSEIRCHECWKASTLYFHYCEKCWLGLIVDDPRTLISYFVVFMLACFKLRADRLSNFSGSLTYRQIMSQRRNKFVWKDLSFETKSMWTILDYLRLYCYCHLLDLVLILILITGTLEYDILHLGYLAFALVFIRMRLEILKKKNKIFKFLRIYNFVVIVLSLAYQSPFVGGPSAGKCDTANSIYEMIGFYKYDYGFRITARSAIVEIIIFVLVSLQSYMFSSQEFDYVCRYLEAEQIGAIVREQEKKAAWKTAQLQQIRESEEKKRQRNMQVEKMKSEMLNLQIQLHSMNTSTNCIDGFSHSSEGLRRRRSTSLISNNDIGIPDKEDQVLGRLDDTIREDAVFPTESHESSVCMDVGTPLTEEYIKHSIDSPLCEITEIDIDTSSSDSGKKEKVKGQAKENPLKSAVQLFGDGVSQVQSIGNQAVNNLVSFLNISQEDSDSNEQHTKTEDQIYDEMESQKPRHIYLDRTSSVQSDKSSDAASLQLGRIFRYIWYQMRSNNDVVCYCCFVLVFLWNFSLLSIVYLGALYLYALWVNTGPSYIFWVIMLIYTEVYILLQYLYQIILQHCGLSIDPGLLRELGFPTQKDMSSFVVSSLPLFLVYLFTLIQSSITPKDGEWTSSIDFKFKRNDLHTKDNRTSYGWREKAWNLLTQMTNMVKLVVRSFSRYWKSLTQGAESPPYFVQVSMDVNFWPEDGIQPERIESGINKLLSVIHRDKCKEKNPNICSFASRVNIQSIERSKENSSVASVVFEVVYASPIIDCSSAEWNKSLTPAADVAKEILKAQRAGFVEEVGFPYRILSVIGGGKREVDLYAYVFCADLIVFFLVAIFYQSVIKNKSDILEVYQLEDQFPKEYVFILMAIFFLIVLDRIIYLCSFATGKVIFYIFNLILFTYSVTEYDWQLDPSRQHAAQLALRAIFLAKSVSLGLQAVQIRYGIPNKSTLYRQFLTSEVSRINYLGYRLYRALPFLYELRCVLDWSCTTTSLTMYDWLKLEDINASLYLVKCDSVLNRATHKQGDKQTKMTKCCNGICLFFVLICVIWAPMLMYSSGNPTNIANPIKDASFQIDIKTVSGRLNLYQTTLCERIQWDSLNSDVNADPDGYLSAYNTNDIQLICCQADASTLWLVPLVVQTRLIQSLEWYSDMEIFFTWMLSRDRPKGKELVKYEKAIDPQYLPTQSDVQKVLNGSMNSFRIYNVYPRYFRVTGSGDVRPLEEDIAVSADLVLNREQFEWWAFKDINPSNISRFCGGLTGPMAIIISEETPPQGILGDTLSKFSIWGLYITFVLAVGRFIRLQCSDLRMRIPFENLPACDRLIAICEDIYNARAEGELGVEEVLYWTLVKIYRSPHMLLEYTKPD, translated from the exons A TGGACGGAGAGACCAAGGTATTGATTGTTGCAACAATAGCATGGGGACTGCGCAAATGCTCGCGGGCCATCATGTTGGCATTGATCTTTCTCATTGCTATAAAACCTGGTTTCATCCATGCTGTATATA TGATTTTCTtcttgatttatcttttgaGCCACAGTATCAGCAGAAAGTTAAGACAGGCTTTGATTCTTCTATGTGAGATTCATTTTGCACTGTTGTATATTCTTCAAATCAATTTGGTTTCTTCTGCATTGGAGAAAAAAGGCTCTGTAAGCATGGAAATTTTAATGCAATTAG GTTTTCTTGAAGAAGATAGTGCCTGGGATTTCTTGGAAGTAGCATTGCTTGCTTGCTTTTGCACAATTCATAACCACGGTTTTGAgatgttattttcattttctgcaATCATACAGCATGCCCCTAGCCCTCCTATTGGATTTAGCATCTTGAAGGCTGGGCTTAACAAATCTGTTCTATTGTCTGTATATTCTTCCTCCTCTGTGAGAAACAGTGATGAAAATTTCTCTTACG AAAGAAGAATAGCATCATACCTCAGTGCAGTTGGGCAGAAGTTCCTATCTATATACCGATCATGTGGCACCTACATTGCTTTCCTGACTATTCTTTTTACAGTGTACATGGTGAAGCCTAATTACATATCATTTGGTTACATATTCCTTCTCCTTCTGTGGATTACTGGAAGACAACTTGTTGAGAGAACAAAAAAACAGCTTTGGCTTCCATTGAAAGTATATGCTATTTCAGTGTTTATCTTCATATACATCTTGAGCAGCTTTTCAAGCCTCGAGATGTGTTTGTCCAGAATGATAGATCTCTATTTTTATCTGGGATATGACTCAAAATCATCTTCTTTTGACAATGTTTGGGAATCTCTGGCAGTCTTAATTGTTATGCAACTTTATAGCTATGAGAGGAGGAAGAGCAAGCAGACTAGACAGGTTTACTTGGATCAGTTGGAACCAGGGCCACTTGGGTTTATCAAGCGATTTCTTATCTGGCACAGCCAGAAGATCTTGTTTATTGCTCTGTTTTATGCATCCTTAACCCCAATCAGTGCATTTGGTTTCTTGTATCTTCTTGGCTTAATTTTCTGCTCCATCTTACCAAAAACTTCTAGCATCCCATCCAAATCTTTCTTAGTATACACAGGTTTTCTGGTGACAGCGGAGTATCTTTTCCAGATGTGGGGTGAGCAAGCTAAAATGTTTCCCAGGCAAAAGTATTCTTATGTATCTATCTTTTTGGGCTTCCGCCTATACAGCCCAGGATTTTGGGGTCTAGAATCAGGATTGAGGGGGAAGGTGCTGGTTATTGTGGCTTGTACACTTCAATACAATGTCTTCCGTTGGTTGGAAAGGATGCCAAATATAGTGTTAAGCAAAGAACAGCTGGAAGAACCTTGTCCTTTGTTTGTTTCCACTGAAGATGCATTTGATGATGTTACTATATGCAATGAGGAAAGTAATCTGTCAAGTAATTCACACCTGCCAGCTGCATTACAAGAAGGGGCATCTAGCGATTCGCTGAACATTATAACCTCTGGTTTGCCTCGAACACATGATACTCCATCCGCTAATACTGGAGGTTCTGACAGCAATAACAAAAAGTATTCATTCGGGTTTATCTGGGGAAGCAACAAAGAGAGCCACAAGTGGAACAAGAAGCGAATTGTTTCTTTGAGAAAGGAGCGGTTTGAAACACAGAAAACTgtcttaaaaatatatatgaaattttggATGGAGAATATATTTAATCTGCTCGGTCTTGAGATAAACATGATCACGTTACTACTGGCAAGCTTTGCCTTGTTAAATGCACTATCCATGCTATATATTGCAATGCTTGCTGCTTGTATTCTTCTGAATCGGAAAATTATACGCAAAGTCTGGCCCATATTTGTCTTTTTGTTTGCTTCCATTCTCATCCTGGAATATTTTGTCATCTGGAATAATTTGTTACCTCTGAATTCCCATGGTACAAGTGAGATTCGTTGTCATGAATGCTGGAAAGCTTCAACTCTCTATTTCCATTATTGTGAGAAATGTTGGCTTG GACTTATTGTTGATGATCCCCGGACGTTGATCAGCTACTTTGTGGTATTCATGCTGGCCTGCTTCAAACTTCGTGCTGATCGCCTGTCTAACTTTTCAGGATCTTTGACATACCGTCAGATTATGTCTCAACGTAGGAACAAATTTGTTTGGAAAGATCTCTCTTTTGAAACTAAAAGCATGTGGACCATTCTTGATTATTTAAGGCTATACTGCTATTGCCATTTGTTAGATCTTGTGctaatattgatattgattaCTGGTACACTTGAGTACGATATTCTGCATCTTGGTTATCTTGCCTTTGCTCTTGTATTCATTCGCATGAGACTTGAAATactgaagaagaaaaacaaaatattcaaGTTCTTGCGCATATACAATTTTGTTGTTATCGTACTTTCTCTTGCTTATCAGTCTCCTTTTGTTGGGGGACCAAGTGCTGGAAAGTGTGACACAGCAAATTCCATTTACGAGATGATTGGTTTTTATAAATATGATTATGGTTTTCGGATTACTGCAAGATCTGCAATTGTAGAGATTATCATTTTTGTGCTGGTATCTCTTCAGTCATATATGTTTTCCTCTCAAGAGTTTGATTATGTGTGTCGCTACCTGGAAGCAGAGCAAATTGGTGCAATTGTGCGTGAGCAAGAAAAAAAGGCTGCATGGAAAACTGCACAATTACAACAAATTCGTGAAAGTGAGGAGAAAAAACGACAGCGTAATATGCAGGTGGAGAAGATGAAATCTGAAATGCTGAACCTGCAAATACAGCTCCATAGCATGAATACGTCCACTAATTGCATTGATGGATTTTCACACAGCAGTGAGGGTTTAAGAAGGAGGAGGAGCACTTCTCTCATATCAAATAATGACATTGGAATCCCTGATAAAGAAGACCAGGTTTTGGGGAGACTAGATGACACGATAAGAGAGGATGCTGTTTTCCCAACTGAATCACATGAATCATCTGTTTGCATGGATGTGGGAACTCCATTAACAGAGGAGTACATAAAGCATTCGATTGATTCTCCTCTTTGTGAAATTACTGAAATAGACATTGATACTTCTTCTAGTGATTCAGGGAAAAAGGAAAAAGTTAAAGGGCAAGCAAAAGAAAACCCGTTGAAATCTGCTGTACAATTATTTGGTGATGGTGTTTCCCAGGTACAGTCCATTGGAAATCAGGCAGTTAATAACTTGGTGAGCTTTCTGAATATTTCACAAGAAGATTCTGATTCAAATGAGCAGCATACAAAAACAGAGGATCAGATATATGACGAGATGGAAAGTCAGAAACCTAGGCATATATATTTGGATCGTACTTCATCTGTGCAGTCTGATAAGAGTTCTGATGCTGCAAGTCTGCAGTTAGGAAGGATCTTTCGTTATATATGGTACCAGATGCGTTCCAACAATGATGTAGTATGTTATTGTTGctttgttcttgtgttcttatggaACTTCAGTTTGCTATCAATAGTGTATCTTGGCGCTCTCTATTTGTATGCTTTGTGGGTTAATACAGGCCCAAGTTACATCTTTTGGGTTATCATGTTGATCTATACCGAAGTTTACATTTTACTTCAGTATCTGTACCAAATCATCCTCCAGCACTGTGGGTTGAGTATTGATCCTGGTCTGTTGAGAGAATTAGGTTTTCCAACACAGAAGGACATGTCTTCATTTGTTGTCAGTTCATTACCTCTTTTTCTTGTCTACTTATTTACCCTCATTCAAAGCTCCATAACACCCAAAGATGGAGAATGGACGTCTTCTATTGACTTCAAATTTAAGAGGAATGATCTCCACACAAAAGATAATCGCACTAGTTATGGCTGGCGAGAGAAAGCGTGGAATCTGTTAACTCAGATGACTAACATGGTAAAACTGGTAGTGAGAAGCTTTTCTAGGTACTGGAAATCACTTACACAGGGAGCAGAATCGCCTCCTTATTTTGTTCAGGTGTCTATGGATGTCAACTTCTGGCCAGAGGATGGGATTCAACCAGAGAGGATTGAATCTGGAATTAATAAGTTGCTCAGTGTTATCCACAGGGATAAGTGCAAGGAAAAGAACCCAAATATTTGCTCTTTTGCTAGTAGGGTTAACATTCAAAGCATTGAAAGAAGTAAAGAGAATTCAAGTGTTGCCTCGGTGGTTTTCGAGGTTGTGTATGCCTCACCTATAATTGATTGTTCTTCAGCAGAATGGAATAAATCTTTAACTCCAGCAGCTGATGTTGCCAAGGAAATCCTCAAAGCTCAGCGTGCAGGTTTTGTAGAAGAAGTGGGATTCCCTTACCGTATTCTTTCTGTAATTGGTGGAGGCAAGAGAGAAGTTGATTTGTATGCCTACGTATTTTGTGCAGATCTGATTGTATTCTTTCTTGTTGCTATCTTCTACCAGTCtgtcataaaaaacaaaagtgaCATTCTCGAAGTGTATCAGCTCGAAGACCAGTTTCCAAAAGAATATGTCTTTATTTTAATG GCTATCTTCTTCTTGATTGTACTTGATCGTATAATATACCTCTGCTCATTTGCCACGGGGAAAGTGATTTTCTACATTTTCAATCTCATTCTCTTCACGTATTCAGTTACAGAGTATGATTGGCAGTTGGATCCATCTCGACAACATGCAGCTCAGTTAGCTCTCCGTGCCATATTTCTTGCAAAATCAGTTTCTCTAGGATTGCAGGCTGTACAAATCCGATATGGCATTCCTAACAAGAGCACATTGTATCGACAATTTTTGACTAGTGAAGTTTCACGAATCAACTACTTAGGATATAGACTTTATCGTGCTCTTCCATTCCTTTATGAATTACGATGCGTACTTGACTGGTCGTGCACAACTACATCCCTCACCATGTATGACTGGCTAAAG CTTGAGGACATAAATGCAAGTTTGTACCTTGTCAAATGTGATTCTGTCTTGAATAGAGCTACACACAAACAGGGGGATAAGCAAACGAAAATGACCAAATGCTGCAACGGGATTTGCCtgttttttgtattaatttgtGTTATATGGGCTCCAATGCTG ATGTATAGCAGTGGTAACCCCACAAACATTGCGAACCCGATTAAAGATGCTAGCTTTCAGATTGATATCAAGACAGTGAGCGGAAGGTTGAATTTGTACCAAACTACTCTGTGTGAAAGAATCCAGTGGGATTCACTCAATTCGGATGTCAATGCTGATCCCGATGGCTATTTGAGTGCATATAATACGAATGATATCCAATTGATATGCTGTCAAGCTGATGCTAGTACATTATGGCTTGTTCCACTTGTAGTTCAGACTAGGTTGATTCAGTCCCTTGAATGGTATTCTGACATGGAAATTTTTTTCACCTGGATGCTTTCAAGGGACAGGCCAAAAGGGAAAGAACTTGTGAAATATGAAAAGGCTATTGATCCTCAATATCTTCCGACACAGTCTGATGTTCAAAAAGTTCTTAACGGCTCTATGAACAGCTTTAGGATTTATAATGTTTATCCAAGATATTTCCGGGTCACTGGTTCAGGTGACGTTAGACCTTTGGAGGAG GATATTGCTGTTAGTGCTGATCTCGTTTTAAATCGTGAGCAGTTTGAGTGGTGGGCCTTTAAAGATATTAATCCATCAAATATAAGTAGATTCTGTGGAGGTTTGACAGGACCTATGGCGATCATAATATCTGAGGAAACACCGCCAC AGGGTATTCTTGGTGACACACTCAGCAAGTTCAGCATATGGGGGCTTTATATAACCTTTGTTCTAGCTGTTGGACGCTTCATCAGACTCCAGTGCTCTGACTTAAGGATGAGAATTCCCTTCGAGAACCTACCTGCCTGTGATAG GTTGATAGCCATTTGTGAGGATATATATAATGCAAGAGCTGAGGGTGAGCTTGGAGTTGAAGAGGTCCTTTACTGGACGCTCGTGAAGATATATCGGTCTCCTCACATGCTGCTTGAATACACCAAACCTGATTAA